One Brassica napus cultivar Da-Ae chromosome C4, Da-Ae, whole genome shotgun sequence genomic region harbors:
- the LOC106387089 gene encoding 60S ribosomal protein L36-2 — protein sequence MAAPQVKTGLFVGLNKGHVTTRRELAPRPNSRKGKTSKRTLFIRSLIREVAGFAPYEKRITELLKVGKDKRALKVAKRKLGTHKRAKRKREEMSSVLRKMRSGGGGVTEKKK from the exons ATGGCAGCACCACAAGTAAAGACTGGTCTGTTCGTGGGGTTGAACAAAGGACACGTGACGACAAGACGCGAGCTAGCTCCTCGTCCCAACTCTCGCAAAGGG AAAACGAGCAAGAGGACACTGTTCATCAGATCTTTGATCAGGGAAGTTGCTGGATTCGCTCCTTACGAGAAGAGAATCACTGAGCTTCTCAAGGTTGGTAAAGACAAGAGGGCTCTCAAGGTTGCCAAGAGGAAGTTGGGTACTCACAAGAGAGCCAAGCGAAAGAGAGAGGAGATGTCTAGTGTTCTCCGCAAGATGAG gtctggtggtggtggtgttactgagaagaagaagtaa
- the LOC106385167 gene encoding dof zinc finger protein DOF2.4: protein MIFSSIQAYLDSSNWQQAPPSNYNQGGEGASATGGHGLGPQLQPQSQPQPNGSGSSGSIRPGSMVDRARHANVAIPEAALKCPRCESTNTKFCYFNNYSLTQPRHFCKTCRRYWTRGGALRNVPVGGGCRRNRRTKSSNNNNNSTATSNNTSFSSAASGNASTISAILSSNYGGNQESFLSQILSPVRLMNTTYTTDNNMSLLNCGGLNQDLRSIQMGNSGGSLMSCVDEWRSTSHHQQPQSLGGGNCEASSNTNPSSNGFYPFESPRITSALASQFSSVKVEDNPYKWVNVNGNCSSWTDLSTFGSSR, encoded by the exons ATGATTTTTTCCTCCATCCAAGCATATCTTGATTCATCCAACTGGCAACAA gCTCCTCCGAGTAATTATAATCAGGGCGGCGAAGGAGCCTCAGCAACCGGCGGTCATGGTCTTGGTCCTCAGCTGCAGCCACAATCTCAGCCGCAGCCTAACGGTAGCGGAAGCAGTGGCTCGATCCGCCCAGGATCGATGGTGGATAGAGCAAGACACGCAAACGTAGCCATACCCGAAGCCGCACTGAAATGTCCAAGATGCGAATCAACCAACACCAAGTTCTGCTACTTCAACAACTACAGCCTCACTCAGCCACGTCACTTCTGCAAAACCTGCCGGAGATACTGGACACGTGGCGGTGCCCTCCGCAACGTCCCCGTAGGTGGTGGCTGTAGGAGAAACAGGCGTACAAAAAGCagcaacaacaataacaacagtACCGCCACTAGCAACAACACAAGCTTCTCCTCCGCGGCCTCCGGGAATGCATCAACCATCAGCGCTATTCTCTCCTCTAACTATGGAGGAAACCAAGAGAGTTTCTTGAGCCAGATTTTGTCTCCGGTAAGGCTAATGAATACTACTTATACTACAGATAACAACATGAGCTTGTTGAACTGTGGAGGATTGAACCAAGACTTGAGGTCAATCCAAATGGGAAACTCTGGTGGCTCGCTTATGAGCTGTGTTGATGAGTGGAGATCGACGTCTCATCATCAGCAGCCGCAGAGTTTGGGAGGGGGAAACTGTGAGGCTTCTTCTAATACTAATCCATCTTCAAATGGCTTTTACCCTTTTGAATCACCGAGGATAACTTCTGCTTTAGCGTCGCAGTTTTCTTCGGTTAAAGTTGAAGATAATCCTTACAAATGGGTTAATGTCAATGGTAATTGCTCTTCCTGGACTGATCTTTCTACTTTCGGCTCTTCTCGTTGA
- the LOC106383569 gene encoding uncharacterized protein LOC106383569, whose protein sequence is MFVAHCEPGNIPELPALTSAPIWLELHNVPLQFFNEDGFERIAGLVGEPKYLHPSTANKADLEVAKVLTIIDPRQPLPEAVNVQFDSKDIARVGVSSLWMPPVCSHCKEIGHSIKRCPTSPITCADCKSTSHSKDNCPRAKEHNSRKYKKQKEKSKATFPGKSVHPQKNHAASIPPLRSSSSGNPQGNLEASCKGKGVAVSTNTRHTAAGFSDPSRISLKGIHIEQPESSNVNVTTSVSELWNEIITLSSTQRILGKPWVVFGDFNQVLRPEENSAASGPNVDLHTRMFADSLIHADYPLSLALFGEPAFSDHASMSLSLQSGDPKQKKPFRFFNYLLKNENFFGLVAHHWFSISIPGSAMFRVVRKLKLLKSKIREFSKNNYSDIEKRVIEASEALSVAQLRTLKDPSVINAEIELDL, encoded by the exons ATGTTCGTAGCACACTGCGAGCCCGGAAATATCCCTGAGCTACCAGCTCTTACCTCTGCCCCAATCTGGCTCGAGCTTCATAACGTCCCACTCCAATTCTTCAATGAAGATGGTTTTGAGCGAATTGCAGGCCTAGTTGGGGAACCTAAATACCTCCATCCATCCACTGCAAACAAAGCTGACTTGGAAGTTGCTAAAGTACTAACAATCATCGACCCGAGACAGCCACTTCCGGAAGCGGTAAACGTTCAATTTGATTCCAAAGACATTGCTCGTGTAGGTGTTTCTAGTCTGTGGATGCCGCCGGTTTGTTCCCACTGCAAAGAAATTGGTCATAGCATCAAGCGGTGTCCCACTTCTCCGATAACTTGCGCTGATTGTAAATCAACGTCTCATTCGAAAGACAACTGCCCTCGGGCTAAAGAACACAATAGCAGGAAATACAAGAAGCAAAAAGAGAAGAGCAAAGCTACATTTCCAGGCAAGAGTGTTCACCCCCAAAAAAATCATGCGGCTTCCATTCCACCACTCCGTTCCTCATCGTCAGGAAACCCTCAGGGTAATCTCGAAGCAAGTTGCAAAGGGAAAGGTGTTGCGGTTTCAACCAACACTCGTCATACCGCGGCTGGTTTTAGTGATCCTTCCCGGATTTCCCTAAAAGGAATTCATATTGAGCAACCGGAATCTAGTAATGTCAACGTTACTACCTCAGTGTCTGAG CTCTGGAACGAGATTATTACTCTTTCTTCTACTCAGCGCATTCTTGGGAAGCCGTGGGTTGTCTTCGGGGACTTTAATCAGGTGCTTAGGCCTGAGGAAAATTCAGCAGCTTCAGGCCCTAACGTGGACCTACATACTCGCATGTTTGCTGATTCGCTTATTCATGCTGA CTATCCTCTCTCCTTGGCTCTTTTTGGTGAGCCAGCTTTCTCCGACCATGCTTCTATGAGTCTATCTCTGCAGTCTGGTGATCCTAAGCAGAAGAAGCCTTTTCGATTCTTCAATTATCTTCTGAAAAATGAGAACTTCTTCGGCCTGGTTGCGCATCACTGGTTTTCCATCTCTATCCCCGGCTCTGCTATGTTTAGAGTGGTAAGGAAGCTTAAGCTTCTGAAGAGCAAGATTCGAGAGTTCAGTAAAAATAATTACTCAGATATTGAAAAGAGGGTCATCGAAGCGTCTGAAGCTTTGTCTGTTGCTCAGCTGCGAACACTAAAGGATCCCTCAGTCATAAATGCTGAAATAGAACTTGACTTGTAG
- the LOC106385727 gene encoding cyclin-dependent protein kinase inhibitor SMR12-like, whose product MSKITSLKQEDVTLGEVSETREEAFSDNTLVLETCRKRKRSDEEGVEEDNDGFKTPTRPENRIPEVRECPPAPRKGENKYSTMHRGVTMSCRRRLGFSPGNASFITDLQWRTTTMTIKK is encoded by the coding sequence ATGTCGAAGATCACGAGCCTGAAGCAGGAAGATGTAACGTTAGGTGAGGTTTCAGAGACGAGGGAAGAGGCGTTTTCAGACAATACACTCGTGTTGGAAACTTGTCGGAAAAGGAAGAGATCAGATGAAGAAGGTGTGGAAGAAGACAATGACGGATTCAAAACACCAACTCGTCCGGAGAATAGAATCCCTGAGGTCAGAGAATGTCCACCGGCGCCAAGAAAAGGCGAAAATAAGTATTCGACGATGCACAGAGGTGTAACAATGTCGTGTCGGAGACGGTTGGGCTTTTCGCCGGGAAATGCTTCGTTTATAACGGATTTGCAGTGGAGGACGACGACCATGACGATCAAGAAATAA